The Sulfurospirillum diekertiae genomic sequence CAAAATCAACCTTACTTTTAAGTAGAATACGACACTCAAACAGTTAAGGAAACAGTATGCGTTCAATCGGCAACTTTTTATGGTTTATTTTAGGTGGCGTTTTTATGGGACTCTGCTGGTGGATTGTAGGAATATTCGCATTTATCACTATTATCGGCATTCCGTGGGCAAAAGCCTGTTTTATCATCGGTCAATTTACCTTTTTTCCATTTGGCAAAGAAGCCATCAGTCGTAAAGAGCTCCTGCACAAAGACGATATTGGAACCAGTTCCTTTGGGGTCGTGGGTAACGTTATTTGGTTTCTCTTTGCAGGTATTTGGCTTGCTCTTGGTCATGTTTTCTCTGCGATTGCATGTTTTGCCTCGATTATTGGTATTCCTTTTGGCATCCAACACCTCAAACTTGCCGCTATCTCGCTCTTTCCCATTGGTCAAACCATCGTTGATAAAGAGGTTGCAGCAGCCGCTCGAAATTTTAATGCAGAACAAACAGCCGCTTCCATGCGACACAAGAATTAAATAGGCAGATTATGGAAGACTTTTTTATCTCAAGTATGCAAGAGTATGGGTACATTATTCTTTTTTTCTGGAGTATTTTAGAAGGTGAAAGTGGTCTGGTAATGGCTGGACTTTTTAGCCATACAGGAGACATGCAACTTTTTATCGCTATCTTTGTAGCAGGACTGGGTGGTTTTGCAGGGGATCAAATCTATTTTTACATTGGAAGATTTAATAAAAGTTATGTGCATCGCACGCTCAAAAAGCAACGACGCAAATTTGCACTAGCGCATCTCCTGCTTAAAAAACATGGTTGGCCGATCATTTTTTTACAGCGCTACTTATATGGGCTTCGCACAATCATTCCTATTGCCATAGGACTAACTGGGTACAGCGCTAAAAAATATGCTGTGATCAACCTGTTTGCGGCATGGTGCTGGGCAGCATTGATTATTATCCCAGTGTGGTACTTCGGAAATGAAATTTTAGGTGTCATTAAATGGGCAAAAACACACTGGTACTACGCGCTTCCTCTTATTGGATTACTTATCGGTGTGGCGTACTATTACCTCCATACCATTACAGAAAAAACATTAAAAACAAAAGTAGATCAAAAGTAGTATTTTTTTGATAAAATACGCGCGCATTTTTAGATTTTAGAAGAGGATGACCCATGGAAAGTAATGCCATTGAAGAACATTTAAAACAAGTTGAGGAAGCTATTGCTGAGGTGGAACATAAAGAGGAAGAAGTAGAAGGTTGGCTTTCATATATTTCGCTAAGTACTGCCATTATCGCCATTGTGACAGCCCTCGTTGGTTTGTATGAATCACAAATTACATCCAAAACGATCCTCACCAAAAACGAAGCGGTACTGTACCAAAGTCAAGCCTCAGATCAGTGGAATTTTTACCAAGCTAAAAGTGTGAAGGCGCATATTTACACGGTTAATGCGGAAATCTACCCTGATAAAGCGGAAGATTTTAAGAAAAAAGTAGCGGTCTACAAAAAAGAACAAGAAGAGATTAAAGCCGAAGCGGAGCGTATTGAAGGACTGAAAGAATTACGGAATGAACAGAGTGATCACTACTATCACATTCATCACATTCTTAGCTTTGCGATTACCTTTTTACAAATTTCGATTGCGCTTGCCTCTATTTCAGCACTCACTCGCAATAAAAAGTTTTGGATGGGCTCTTTAGTCTTAAGCGGTATTGGCGCTATTATCGCAGGCTACTGCCTTGTCCTTTAAGAAAAGTTTTTTCTCACGTCTTTTTCTCTGCATTTTTTTATGCCATGCTGTCCTCTTTGGTGAGCAGTATGGCGCCATCGAAATAGGAGGAAAAGGTGTTAAAGCCTATGTCATAGAGATAGATAACACTCTTACCAAGATCAATTATCGAAATGCTCTTAACACCGCTCCACAAAGCGGCATAACAGAGCATCACATAATGACACCAGAGATGATACAACATGTCAGCTCTGACATTGCAATACTTCAAAACATGCTTCTACATGACCAAAATATATCTGAACAGAACATCTTTATTATCGCTAGCAGTGCTATCTATAAAATCAAAAATAGACCAGCGTTAGAGACCAAAGTCAAAAAAATGACGCATCATTCGCTCTATTTTATCAATGAAAAAGAGGAGAGCACGTTCGCTTTTTATGGCTCTGTTCCTAAAGCACAATGGCTGAGTGCTTCTATGATCGATATTGGTGGAGGAAACACAAAAGTAGCTTGGATGGATGCGCAAAATACCATTGATTTTTTTGAAATTCCACTCGGAACAGTTTCGTTAACCCAACAAGCAGACTTACGTGA encodes the following:
- a CDS encoding YccF domain-containing protein; the protein is MRSIGNFLWFILGGVFMGLCWWIVGIFAFITIIGIPWAKACFIIGQFTFFPFGKEAISRKELLHKDDIGTSSFGVVGNVIWFLFAGIWLALGHVFSAIACFASIIGIPFGIQHLKLAAISLFPIGQTIVDKEVAAAARNFNAEQTAASMRHKN
- a CDS encoding DedA family protein, which encodes MEDFFISSMQEYGYIILFFWSILEGESGLVMAGLFSHTGDMQLFIAIFVAGLGGFAGDQIYFYIGRFNKSYVHRTLKKQRRKFALAHLLLKKHGWPIIFLQRYLYGLRTIIPIAIGLTGYSAKKYAVINLFAAWCWAALIIIPVWYFGNEILGVIKWAKTHWYYALPLIGLLIGVAYYYLHTITEKTLKTKVDQK
- a CDS encoding DUF4337 domain-containing protein produces the protein MESNAIEEHLKQVEEAIAEVEHKEEEVEGWLSYISLSTAIIAIVTALVGLYESQITSKTILTKNEAVLYQSQASDQWNFYQAKSVKAHIYTVNAEIYPDKAEDFKKKVAVYKKEQEEIKAEAERIEGLKELRNEQSDHYYHIHHILSFAITFLQISIALASISALTRNKKFWMGSLVLSGIGAIIAGYCLVL
- a CDS encoding Ppx/GppA phosphatase family protein, which produces MSFKKSFFSRLFLCIFLCHAVLFGEQYGAIEIGGKGVKAYVIEIDNTLTKINYRNALNTAPQSGITEHHIMTPEMIQHVSSDIAILQNMLLHDQNISEQNIFIIASSAIYKIKNRPALETKVKKMTHHSLYFINEKEESTFAFYGSVPKAQWLSASMIDIGGGNTKVAWMDAQNTIDFFEIPLGTVSLTQQADLRDTNTSFEAKCVSVIQNELSTLQTTHTKEALYATGGIFWATAYLKTNGQLEPFVRLEKADFEKVIALFSHEEQKECHDDSAQCFLRGYYGAKNLVAGALLAKETIDAMQFFDQKVYFAKDGAWVIGWLLVHTK